A window of Saccharomyces paradoxus chromosome XI, complete sequence contains these coding sequences:
- the MNN4 gene encoding Mnn4p (positive regulator of mannosylphosphate transferase Mnn6p~similar to YKL201C), whose translation MLQRISSKLHRRFLSGLLRVKHYPLRRILLPLILLQIIIITFIWSNSPQRNGLGQEADYLLPNYNEIDSDDDSWYGLLTSSFKNDRRIQFAKTLYENLKFSTNPKWVNEYTLQNDLLSVKMGPQKGTKLESVDDLKFYDFDPRLTWSVVLNHLQNNSADKPEELPFSWYDWTTFHELNKLISIDKTVLPCNFLFQSAFDKESLEAIEAELDEPLFLYERPKYTQKLWYKAARKQDRIKDTKELKKHCSKLFTPDGHGTPKGLKFSTQFQIKELYDKVRPEVYQLQARNYILTTQSHPLSISIIESDNSTYQVPLQTNKSKNLVQSGLLQEYINDNINSTNKRRKKNKQDVEFNHNRFFQEFITNDQVNSLYKLDIKETDKSTFNRDLVHLSPSDFKFDASKKIEELESQRKLNPDKFSAHNENYLNSLKNSVKINPALQRKFFYEAGAVKQYKGMGFHRDKRFFNGDTLINDKQEYQARLNAMIRTFQKFTKANGIISWLSHGTLYGYLYNGMAFPWDNDFDLQMPIKHLQLLSQYFNQSLILEDPRQGNGRYFLDVSDSLTVRINGNGKNNIDARFIDVDTGLYIDITGLASTSAPSRDYLNSYIEERLQEEHLDINNIPESDGETATLPDKVDDGLVNMATLNITELRDYITGDENKSHKRVPTDTDLKDLLKKELEDIPKSKTIENKLNPKQRYFLNDKLKLYNCRNNHFNSFEELSPLINTIFHGVPALIPHRHTYCLHNEYHVPDRYAFDAYKNTAYLPEFRFWFEYNNLKKCSNINSWYPNIPSINSWNPNLLKEISSTKFESKLFDSNKVSEYSFKNLSMDDVSLIYKNIPRAGFIEIFTNLYNSFNVTAYRQKELEIQYCQNLTFIEKKKLLHQLRINVAPKLSSPAKDPFLFSYEKAMWEDLSKSMNQTTLNQIAKMVHEEYVGKIIDLSVGLKYRNFSLFNITFDETGALPDDNTNDYTPANTVDINPVDFRSNLNFSSNAFLNLNSYGLDLFAPTLSDVNRKGIQMFDKDPIIVYEDYAYAKVLEERKKREKKKKEEEEKKKKEEEKKKKEEEKKKKEEEKKKKEEEEKKKKEEEEKKKKEEEERKKKEEEEKKKKEEEEKKKKEEEERKRKEEEEKKKKEEEEKKKKEEEEKKKKEEEDKNNQNLETQIENS comes from the coding sequence ATGCTTCAGCGAATATCATCGAAACTTCACAGGCGATTCTTATCAGGTCTGCTGCGTGTCAAACACTACCCCTTAAGGCGGATTCTGCTCCCACTCATTCTACTGCAGATCATCATTATAACGTTCATCTGGTCGAATTCACCTCAGCGTAATGGACTTGGGCAAGAAGCTGATTATCTACTACCCAATTACAACGAAATTGACAGTGATGACGATTCTTGGTATGGGCTCCTGACTTcgtctttcaaaaatgatcGCAGGATCCAGTTCGCTAAGACCTTatatgaaaatttaaaatttagCACCAACCCTAAATGGGTCAATGAATATACCCTACAAAATGACCTGCTCTCGGTCAAGATGGGCCCTCAAAAGGGCACCAAGCTCGAATCCGTCGATGACTTGAAGTTCTACGACTTCGATCCTCGTCTCACGTGGTCCGTTGTTCTCAACCATTTGCAAAATAATAGCGCAGATAAGCCAGAGGAATTACCCTTTTCCTGGTACGACTGGACAACTTTCCACGAGCTGAACAAGTTAATTTCTATAGACAAAACCGTTCTGCCTtgtaattttcttttccaatcCGCTTTCGATAAAGAGTCTTTGGAGGCCATCGAGGCAGAGCTTGACGAGCCTTTGTTCCTATACGAAAGACCAAAATACACACAAAAACTGTGGTACAAGGCGGCTAGAAAGCAGGACAGAATCAAGGACACAAAGGAACTGAAAAAGCATTGCTCTAAGCTGTTTACTCCGGATGGACATGGCACTCCTAAGGGCTTAAAATTTAGCACGCAGTTCCAAATAAAGGAGCTGTACGATAAAGTCAGACCAGAAGTTTACCAATTGCAGGCAAGAAACTACATTTTGACTACTCAGTCGCATCCACTATCCATTTCCATCATTGAATCGGATAACTCCACATACCAGGTACCCTTGCAAACTAACAAGTCGAAGAATTTGGTGCAATCCGGCCTGTTGCAGGAGTATATTAATGATAACATTAATTCTACAaacaagagaagaaaaaaaaataaacaggACGTGGAGTTCAACCACAATAGGTTTTTCCAGGAATTCATCACCAACGACCAAGTGAACTCCCTATATAAACTCGACATCAAGGAAACTGATAAATCCACTTTTAATAGAGACTTGGTTCATTTGTCCCCTTCGGATTTTAAGTTCGATGCGTCCAAGAAAATTGAGGAGTTAGAGTCACAGAGGAAACTCAATCCGGACAAATTTTCCGCACATAATGAGAATTATTTAAACAGTTTGAAGAATTCCGTAAAGATAAACCCTGCGTTGCAAAGAAAGTTCTTCTATGAGGCGGGTGCCGTAAAACAGTATAAAGGTATGGGGTTCCATCGTGacaaaagatttttcaacGGTGATACTTTAATTAATGATAAGCAAGAATACCAGGCAAGGTTAAATGCGATGATTAGAACTTTCCAAAAGTTTACTAAGGCCAATGGCATCATATCCTGGTTGTCTCATGGAACACTATACGGCTATCTTTACAATGGGATGGCTTTTCCTTGGGATAACGATTTCGACTTGCAAATGCCCATAAAGCATTTACAGTTGCTCAGTCAGTACTTTAATCAATCTCTTATATTGGAAGACCCAAGACAGGGCAATGGTCGTTACTTCCTTGACGTCAGCGACTCCTTGACAGTAAGAATCAATGGTAATGGTAAAAACAATATCGATGCAAGATTCATTGACGTTGACACCGGTCTTTATATTGATATTACCGGCCTAGCTAGTACTTCCGCCCCCAGTAGAGATTACTTAAATTCGTACATTGAAGAACGCTTGCAGGAAGAACATTTGGACATCAATAATATCCCTGAATCGGACGGTGAGACCGCCACTTTGCCCGACAAAGTAGATGATGGGTTAGTCAATATGGCTACTCTAAACATCACCGAATTACGTGATTACATTACCGGTGACGAAAATAAGAGCCATAAAAGGGTCCCCACTGATACTGATTTGAAagatcttttgaaaaaggaactgGAAGATATACCAAAATCCAAGACCATTGAAAACAAGTTGAACCCTAAACAAAGATATTTCCTTAACGACAAACTCAAGCTTTACAACTGTAGAAACAACCATTTTAATTCCTTCGAAGAGTTGTCCCCCTTAATCAATACTATTTTTCATGGTGTACCGGCGTTGATTCCTCACAGACATACCTACTGTTTGCACAATGAATACCATGTTCCTGATAGATATGCGTTTGATGCTTACAAAAACACAGCTTATTTGCCCGAATTCAGATTCTGGTTCGAATATAACAATTTAAAGAAATGCAGTAACATTAATTCGTGGTATCCAAACATTCCTAGCATCAACTCATGGAACCCGAaccttttgaaagaaatatcaTCCACGAAATTTGAGTCTAAACTTTTCGATTCCAATAAGGTCTctgaatattcttttaaaaacCTATCCATGGACGACGTTAGCTTaatttataaaaatattccaaGAGCTGGTTTTATCGAGATATTCACTAACTTGTACAATTCCTTCAATGTCACTGCATATAGGCAAAAGGAATTGGAAATTCAATATTGCCAAAACCTGacatttattgaaaaaaaaaagctactACATCAATTGCGTATTAATGTCGCTCCTAAGTTAAGTTCCCCCGCAAAGGacccatttctttttagttATGAAAAGGCCATGTGGGAagatttatcaaaatcTATGAACCAGACTACGTTAAATCAAATTGCCAAGATGGTTCATGAGGAATACGTCGGGAAAATTATCGATTTGTCTGTAGGTTTAAAATACaggaatttttcacttttcaatattaCTTTTGATGAAACTGGAGCACTTCCAGATGATAACACTAATGATTATACCCCCGCTAACACTGTTGATATAAATCCTGTGGATTTCAGATCGAATTTAAACTTCAGTAGTAACGCCTTTTTGAATCTAAATTCATATGGTTTAGATCTTTTTGCACCCACTTTATCCGATGTTAATAGGAAGGGTATTCAAATGTTTGATAAGGATCCTATTATCGTATACGAGGACTATGCGTACGCCAAAGtacttgaagaaagaaagaagagggaaaagaagaagaaggaagaagaggaaaagaagaagaaggaagaggaaaagaagaagaaggaagaggaaaagaagaagaaggaagaagaaaagaagaaaaaagaagaagaggagaagaagaagaaggaagaagaggagaagaagaagaaggaagaagaggagaggaagaagaaggaagaagaggaaaagaagaaaaaggaagaagaggaaaagaagaagaaggaagaagaggagaggaagaggaaggaagaagaggagaagaagaagaaggaagaagaggagaagaagaagaaggaagaagaggagaagaagaagaaggaagaggaagacAAAAACAATCAAAATCTAGAGACCCAGATTGAGAATTCATGA
- the TOR2 gene encoding phosphatidylinositol kinase-related protein kinase TOR2 (PIK-related protein kinase and rapamycin target~similar to YKL203C), producing the protein MNKYINKYTTPPNLLSLRQRGEGKHRTRKKLTHKSHSHDDEMSTTSNTDSNHNGPNDSGRVINGSAGHIGKISFVDPELDTTFSTLNLIFDKLKSDVPQERASGANELSTTLTSLAREVSAEQFQRFSNSLNNKIFELIHGFTSSEKIGGILAVDTLISFYLSTEELPNQTSRLANYLRVLIPSSDIEVMRLAANTLGRLAVPGGTLTSDFVEFEVRTCIDWLTLTADNNSSNSKLEYRRHAALLIIKALADNSPYLLYPYVNSILDNIWVPLRDAKLIIRLDAAVALGKCLTIIQDRDPALGKQWFQRLFQGCTHGLSLNTNDSVHATLLVFRELLSLKAPYLRDKYDDIYKATMKYKEYKFDVIRREVYAILPLLAAFDPAIFTNKYLDRIMVHYLRYLKNIDMNAANNSDKPFILVSIGDIAFEVSSSISPYMTLILDNIREGLRTKFKLRKQFEKDLFYCIGKLACALGPAFAKHLNKDLLNLMLNCPMSDHMQETLMILNEKIPSLESTVNSRILNLLSISLSGEKFTQSNQYDFNNQFSIEKARKSRNQSFMKKTGESNDDITDAQILIQCFKMLQLIHHQYSLTEFVRLITISYIEHEDPSVRKLAALTSCDLFIKDDICKQTSVHALHSVSEVLSKLLMIAITDPVAEIRLEILQHLGSNFDPQLAQPDNLRLLFMALNDEIFGIQLEAIKIIGRLSSVNPAYVVPSLRKTLLELLTQLKYSNMPKKKEESATLLCTLINSSDEVAKPYIDPILDVILPKCQDASSAVASTALKVLGELSVVGGKEMTRYLKELMPLIINTFQDQSNSFKRDAALTTLGQLAASSGYVVGPLLDYPELLGILINILKTENNPHIRRGTVRLIGILGALDPYKHREIEVTSNSKSSVEQNAPSIDIALLMQGVSPSNDEYYPTVVIHNLMKILNDPSLSIHHTAAIQAIMHIFQNLGLRCVTFLDQIIPGIILVMRSCPPSQLDFYFQQLGSLISIVKQHIRPHVEKIYGVIREFFPIIKLQITIISVIESISKALEGEFKRFVPETLTFFLDILENDQSNKRIVSIRILKSLVTFGPNLEDYSHLIMPIVVRMTEYSAGSLKKISIITLGRLAKNINLSEMSSRIVQALVRILNNGDRELTKATMNTLSLLLLQLGTDFVVFVPVINKALLRNRIQHSVYDQLVNKLLNNEGLPTNIIFDKENEAPERGKYEDELQVTKLPVNQNILKNAWYCSQQKTKEDWQEWIRRLSIQLLKESPSACLRSCSSLVSVYYPLARELFNASFSSCWVVLQTSYQEDLVQALCKALSSSENPPEIYQMLLNLVEFMEHDDKPLPIPIHTLGKYAQKCHAFAKALHYKEVEFLEEPKNSTIEALISIDNQLHQTDSAIGILKHAQQHNELQLKETWYEKLQRWEDALAAYNEKEAAGEDSVEVMMGKLRSLYALGEWEELSKLASEKWGTAKPEVKKAMAPLAAGAAWGLEQWDEIAQYTSVMKSQSPDKEFYDAILCLHRNNFKKAEVHIFNARDLLVTELSALVNESYNRAYNVVVRAQIIAELEEIIKYKKLPQNSDKRSIMRETWNTRLLGCQKNIDVWQRILRVRSLVIKPKQDAQVRIKFANLCRKSGRMALAKKVLNTLLEETDDPDHPNTAKASPPVVYAQLKYLWATGLQDEALKQLINFTSRMAHDLGLDPNNMIAQSVPQQSEKVPCHIEDYTKLLARCFLKQGEWRVCLQPKWRLSNPDSILGSYLLATHFDSTWYKAWHNWALANFEVISMLTSVSKKKQEGSDASSVTDINEFGNGMIGVNTFDAKEIHYSSNLINRHVIPAIKGFFHSISLSESSSLQDALRLLTLWFTFGGIPEATQAMHEGFNLIQIGTWLEVLPQLISRIHQPNQIVSRSLLSLLSDLGKAHPQALVYPLMVAIKSESLSRQKAALSIIEKMRIHSPVLVDQAELVSHELIRMAVLWHEQWYEGLDDASRQFFGEHNTEKMFAALEPLYEKLKRGPETLREISFQNSFGRDLDDAYEWLMNYKKSKDVSNLNQAWDIYYNVFRKIGKQLPQLQTLELQHVSPKLLSAHDLELAVPGTRASGGKPIVKISKFEPVFSVISSKQRPRKFCIKGSDGKDYKYLLKGHEDIRQDSLVMQLFGLVNTLLQNDAECFRRHLDIQQYPAIPLSPKSGLLGWVPNSDTFHVLIREHREAKKIPLNIEHWVMLQMAPDYDNLTLLQKVEVFTYALNNTEGQDLYKVLWLKSRSSETWLERRTTYTRSLAVMSMTGYILGLGDRHPSNLMLDRITGKVIHIDFGDCFEAAILREKFPEKVPFRLTRMLTYAMEVSGIEGSFRITCENVMKVLRDNKDSLMAILEAFAFDPLINWGFDLPTKKIEEETGIQLPVMNANELLSNGTITEEEVQKVENEHKNAIRNARAMLVLRRITDKLTGNDIRKFNDLDVPEQVDKLIQQATSVENLCQHYIGWCPFW; encoded by the coding sequence ATGAACAAATACATTAATAAATACACTACACCACCTAACCTATTGTCTCTACGACAAAGGGGTGAAGGCAAACAcagaacaagaaagaaacttACACATAAATCACACTCCCACGATGATGAGATGTCAACAACTTCAAACACAGATTCCAACCACAATGGGCCCAATGACTCAGGTAGAGTTATTAATGGTTCGGCCGGTCACATTGGTAAAATATCCTTTGTAGATCCAGAGTTAGATACAACATTTTCtactttgaatttgatttttgataaaCTTAAAAGCGATGTGCCACAAGAACGAGCCTCTGGCGCCAATGAATTAAGCACTACTTTGACATCATTAGCAAGGGAGGTATCTGCTGAGCAATTTCAAAGGTTTAGTAACAGCTTAAATAATAAGATATTTGAGCTTATACATGGTTTTACATCGAGTGAGAAGATAGGTGGTATTCTCGCCGTTGATACTCTGATCTCATTTTATCTGAGTACAGAAGAGCTGCCAAATCAAACTTCAAGACTGGCGAATTATTTGCGTGTTTTAATTCCATCCAGTGACATTGAAGTTATGAGATTAGCGGCTAACACCTTGGGCAGACTGGCTGTGCCAGGTGGTACACTAACGTCAGATTTTGTCGAATTTGAGGTCAGAACATGCATTGATTGGCTTACTCTGACGGCAGATAATAACTCGTCGAACTCTAAATTGGAATATAGGCGGCATGCTGCGCTATTAATTATAAAGGCATTGGCTGACAATTCACCCTACCTTTTATATCCTTACGTTAACTCCATCCTGGACAATATTTGGGTGCCACTAAGGGATGCAAAACTTATTATACGATTAGATGCCGCAGTGGCATTGGGCAAATGCCTTACTATCATTCAAGACAGAGACCCTGCTTTAGGAAAACAATGGTTTCAAAGGTTATTCCAAGGTTGTACTCACGGTTTAAGTCTTAATACGAATGATTCAGTCCATGCTACTCTGTTAGTATTTCGAGAATTACTCAGTTTAAAAGCACCTTATCTTAGAGACAAATATGATGATATCTATAAGGCTACTATGAAAtacaaagaatataaatttGATGTGATAAGGAGAGAAGTTTATGCCATTTTACCTCTTCTGGCTGCTTTTGACCCTGCCATTTTCACAAATAAATATCTTGATAGGATAATGGTTCATTATTTGAgatatttgaagaatatcGATATGAATGCTGCGAATAATTCGGACAAACCTTTCATATTAGTTTCCATAGGTGATATTGCATTCGAGGTCAGTTCAAGCATTTCACCCTATATGACACTTATTTTGGATAATATTAGAGAAGGCTTAAGaacaaaattcaaactCAGAAAACAATTTGAGAAGGATTTATTTTATTGCATTGGTAAATTAGCTTGTGCTTTGGGCCCAGCTTTTGCCAAGCACTTGAACAAAGATCTTCTTAACTTGATGTTGAATTGTCCTATGTCCGACCATATGCAGGAAACTTTAATGATCCTTAACGAGAAAATACCTTCGTTGGAATCTACCGTTAATTCGAGGATTCTGAATTTACTGTCAATATCCTTGtctggtgaaaaatttactCAATCGAACCAATACGATTTTAATAATCAATTCTCCATTGAAAAGGCTCGTAAATCAAGAAACCAAAGCTTCATGAAAAAAACTGGTGAATCCAATGACGATATTACAGATGCCCAAATTTTGATACAGTGTTTTAAGATGTTGCAGttaattcatcatcaatattcCTTGACCGAGTTCGTTAGGCTCATTACAATTTCTTACATTGAACATGAGGATCCATCTGTCAGAAAATTAGCAGCATTAACCTCATGTGATTTATTTATCAAAGATGATATCTGTAAACAAACATCAGTTCACGCTTTACATTCCGTTTCTGAAGTGTTGAGCAAGCTATTGATGATCGCAATAACGGATCCGGTTGCAGAAATTAGATTGGAAATTCTTCAGCATTTAGGGTCAAATTTTGATCCTCAATTGGCACAACCAGACAATTTACGCCTACTTTTCATGGCATTGAATGATGAGATATTTGGTATTCAATTGGAAGCTATCAAAATAATAGGCAGATTAAGTTCTGTCAACCCCGCTTATGTAGTTCCTTCTTTAAGGAAAACTTTATTGGAACTATTGACGCAATTGAAATACTCAAAtatgccaaaaaaaaaggaagaaagtgCAACGTTATTGTGTACGCTGATAAATTCTAGCGATGAAGTAGCGAAGCCTTATATTGATCCTATTTTAGATGTCATTCTTCCTAAATGCCAGGATGCTTCATCTGCCGTAGCATCCACTGCTTTAAAAGTTTTGGGTGAACTATCAGTTGTTGGGGGTAAAGAAATGACGCGTTATTTGAAGGAATTGATGCCATTGATTATTAATACATTTCAGGACCAATCGAATTCCTTTAAAAGAGATGCCGCCTTGACAACATTAGGACAGCTGGCTGCTTCCTCTGGTTATGTTGTTGGCCCTTTGCTTGACTACCCAGAGTTACTCGGTATTTTGATTAATATTCTTAAGACAGAGAATAACCCTCATATCAGGCGTGGAACGGTTCGTTTGATCGGTATACTAGGCGCCCTTGATCCGTATAAGCACAGAGAGATAGAAGTTACATCAAACTCGAAGAGTTCAGTAGAGCAAAATGCTCCTTCAATTGATATCGCACTGCTAATGCAAGGAGTATCCCCATCTAACGACGAATATTATCCCACAGTAGTTATTCACAATCTAATGAAGATTCTAAATGACCCATCGTTGTCAATCCATCACACAGCCGCTATTCAGGCCATTAtgcatatttttcaaaaccttgGTTTAAGATGCGTCACCTTCTTGGATCAAATTATTCCAGGTATTATTTTGGTAATGCGCTCATGCCCACCATCACAGCTTgacttttattttcagcAATTGGGATCTCTCATCTCAATTGTCAAGCAACATATTAGACCGCATGTCGAAAAAATCTATGGTGTAATTagagaattttttccaatcaTTAAACTACAAATTACGATTATTTCGGTCATAGAATCGATATCCAAGGCTCTAGAGGGTGAGTTCAAAAGATTTGTTCCGGAAACTTtaaccttttttcttgacaTTCTTGAGAACGACCAGTCTAATAAAAGAATCGTTTCTATTCGCATATTGAAATCTCTGGTTACTTTTGGGCCGAATCTAGAAGATTATTCACACTTAATTATGCCCATCGTTGTTAGAATGACTGAATATTCCGCTGGAAGCTTAAAGAAAATCTCGATTATAACTTTGGGTAGATTAGCAAAGAATATCAACCTTTCTGAAATGTCATCAAGGATTGTTCAGGCGTTGGTAAGGATTTTGAATAATGGCGACAGAGAACTAACAAAGGCAACCATGAATACGCTAAGTTTGCTCCTTTTACAACTAGGTACTGACTTTGTGGTATTTGTGCCAGTGATTAACAAAGCATTGTTAAGGAATAGGATTCAGCATTCAGTGTATGACCAGCTCGTTAATAAATTACTGAATAATGAAGGCTTACCAACAAACATCATATTTGACAAGGAGAACGAAGCACCTGAAAGGGGAAAATATGAGGATGAATTGCAAGTAACGAAATTACCTGTAAACCAAAATATCTTGAAGAATGCATGGTATTGCTCTCAGCAGAagacaaaagaagattGGCAAGAATGGATAAGAAGGCTTTCCATTCAGCTGTTAAAGGAATCACCTTCAGCTTGCTTACGTTCATGTTCGAGTTTAGTCAGCGTTTACTATCCTTTAGCGAGAGAATTATTCAATGCTTCATTTTCCAGTTGCTGGGTTGTTCTTCAAACTTCATACCAAGAGGATTTGGTTCAAGCCTTATGCAAAGCTTTGTCGTCCTCTGAGAACCCCCCAgaaatttatcaaatgtTGTTAAATTTAGTAGAATTTATGGAGCACGATGACAAGCCATTACCTATCCCAATCCATACGTTAGGTAAGTACGCCCAAAAATGTCATGCTTTTGCGAAGGCACTACATTATAAAGAGGTAGAATTCTTGGAAGAGCCGAAAAATTCAACAATTGAAGCATTGATTAGCATCGATAACCAACTTCATCAAACTGATTCTGCCATTGGTATTTTAAAGCACGCACAACAGCACAACGAATTACAGCTGAAGGAAACGTGGTACGAAAAACTACAACGTTGGGAGGATGCTCTTGCAGCATATAACGAGAAAGAGGCAGCAGGAGAAGATTCGGTTGAAGTGATGATGGGGAAATTGAGATCATTATATGCCCTTGGAGAGTGGGAAGAGCTTTCTAAATTGGCTTCTGAAAAGTGGGGAACAGCAAAGCCTGAAGTGAAGAAGGCCATGGCACCTTTGGCTGCTGGGGCTGCTTGGGGTTTGGAGCAATGGGATGAAATAGCCCAATATACAAGTGTCATGAAATCTCAGTCACCAGATAAAGAATTCTATGACGCAATTTTGTGTTTGCATAGGAATAATTTCAAGAAGGCAGAAGTTCATATCTTTAATGCAAGGGACCTTCTAGTTACCGAACTGTCTGCTCTTGTTAATGAAAGCTATAATAGAGCATATAATGTTGTTGTTAGAGCGCAGATTATAGCGGAGTTAGAGGAGATTATTAAATATAAGAAGCTACCACAGAATTCAGATAAACGTTCAATTATGAGAGAGACATGGAATACAAGATTGTTGGGTTGtcaaaagaatattgaTGTCTGGCAAAGAATCTTGCGTGTCAGATCATTGGTAATAAAGCCAAAGCAAGATGCTCAGGTCAGGATTAAGTTTGCCAACCTATGCAGGAAATCAGGTAGGATGGCGCTAGCTAAAAAGGTCTTGAATACATTGCTCGAGGAAACTGATGACCCAGATCATCCCAATACTGCTAAGGCGTCTCCTCCAGTCGTTTATGCACAGCTAAAATACTTGTGGGCCACGGGGTTGCAAGATGAAGCTTTGAAGCAATTAATCAATTTTACATCTAGAATGGCTCATGATTTGGGTTTGGATCCAAATAATATGATAGCTCAAAGCGTTCCTCAACAGAGCGAAAAGGTTCCCTGTCATATTGAAGACTATACTAAGCTTTTAGCTCGTTGTTTCTTGAAGCAAGGAGAATGGAGAGTTTGCTTACAGCCTAAATGGAGATTGAGTAATCCAGATTCAATCCTAGGCTCCTATCTGCTCGCTACTCATTTTGATAGCACGTGGTACAAAGCCTGGCATAACTGGGCACTAGCCAATTTTGAAGTCATTTCTATGCTGACATCTGTatccaaaaagaaacaggAGGGAAGTGATGCCTCTTCTGTAACTGACATTAATGAGTTTGGTAATGGTATGATTGGCGTTAATACATTTGATGCTAAGGAAATCCATTATTCTTCTAATTTGATAAACAGGCACGTAATTCCAGCAATTAAAggtttttttcattcaatttCCTTATCAGAATCAAGTTCTCTTCAAGACGCATTGAGATTATTAACCTTATGGTTTACTTTTGGGGGCATTCCAGAAGCAACCCAAGCTATGCACGAGGGTTTCAACCTAATCCAAATTGGCACATGGTTGGAAGTGCTGCCGCAGTTAATTTCTAGAATTCATCAACCTAACCAAATTGTTAGTAGATCGTTGCTCTCCTTATTATCTGATCTAGGTAAGGCTCATCCGCAGGCATTGGTGTATCCATTAATGGTTGCAATTAAATCCGAATCTTTATCTAGACAAAAAGCAGCTTTGTCtatcattgaaaagatgAGAATACATAGTCCAGTTTTGGTCGACCAGGCGGAACTTGTCAGCCACGAATTGATTCGTATGGCAGTGCTTTGGCATGAGCAATGGTATGAAGGCCTGGATGATGCCAGTAGGCAGTTTTTTGGAGAACATAATACCGAAAAGATGTTTGCCGCTCTAGAGCCTCTGTATGAAAAGCTGAAGAGAGGGCCGGAAACTTTAAGAGAAATATcgtttcaaaattcttttgGTAGGGACTTAGATGACGCTTATGAATGGCTGATGAATTATAAGAAATCTAAAGATGTTAGTAATTTAAACCAGGCGTGGGATATTTACTATAATGTTTTCAGGAAGATTGGTAAACAGTTGCCACAATTACAAACTTTGGAACTACAACATGTTTCACCAAAACTATTATCTGCGCATGATTTGGAATTGGCTGTCCCCGGGACCCGTGCAAGTGGTGGGAAACCAATCGTTAAAATATCGAAGTTTGAGCCTGTATTTTCAGTAATCTCATCTAAACAAAggccaagaaaattttgtatCAAAGGTAGTGATGGTAAAGATTATAAGTACCTGTTGAAAGGGCATGAGGACATTAGACAGGATAGCTTGGTCATGCAATTATTCGGTTTAGTTAACACGCTGTTACAAAATGATGCCGAGTGCTTTAGAAGGCATCTAGACATCCAACAATATCCTGCGATCCCACTATCCCCTAAGTCTGGGTTACTGGGTTGGGTGCCAAATAGTGACACATTCCATGTGTTAATCAGAGAGCATAGagaagccaaaaaaattccattaAACATTGAGCATTGGGTCATGCTACAAATGGCACCTGATTATGACAATTTAACCTTGCTACAGAAGGTAGAAGTCTTCACATACGCACTGAATAACACGGAGGGACAAGACCTCTATAAGGTGTTGTGGTTGAAGAGTAGGTCATCGGAAACATGGTTGGAGCGTAGAACCACTTACACGAGATCGTTAGCTGTCATGTCCATGACTGGTTATATATTGGGGTTAGGTGATCGTCACCCTAGTAATTTAATGTTAGATAGAATCACTGGAAAAGTTATCCATATTGATTTTGGAGATTGTTTTGAGGCTGCTATattaagagaaaaattcCCCGAAAAAGTACCTTTTAGATTAACTAGAATGTTAACATATGCGATGGAAGTGAGTGGCATTGAAGGTAGCTTCCGTATTACATGCGAGAATGTTATGAAGGTGCTTAGGGATAACAAAGATTCATTAATGGCAATTCTTGAAGCTTTTGCTTTCGATCCTTTGATTAATTGGGGTTTTGACTTACcgacaaagaaaattgaagaagagacAGGTATTCAACTGCCTGTGATGAATGCCAATGAGCTATTGAGTAATGGCACCATTaccgaagaagaagttcaaAAGGTGGAAAACGAGCACAAAAATGCTATTAGGAATGCAAGGGCTATGTTGGTTTTGAGGCGTATCACTGACAAATTAACAGGAAACGATATAAGAAAGTTTAACGATTTGGACGTTCCGGAACAAGTGGACAAATTAATTCAGCAAGCCACCTCCGTGGAAAACCTATGTCAACACTATATTGGTTGGTGTCCATTCTGGTAG